Proteins encoded together in one Calditrichota bacterium window:
- the fbp gene encoding class 1 fructose-bisphosphatase, whose translation MRRTMGSPTSTIERHFIDQQAKHPEATGELTRLMHQLAFAAKQITKEVRSAGLSDILGSTGHTNVQGETVQKLDEISNDMIYRAMDHAGVLCCMASEEREKMIPIPSEFKYGKYTLAFDPLDGSSNIDANINVGTIFSIHKRVSPDETPGTEEDLLQEGRKQVVAGYIVYGSSTMMVYTTGHGVDGFTLEPSLGEFLLSHPNMRMPNHGKYFSVNMGNYHFWSEGVKKYIDHVMTPDKEKGKPYSLRYIGSMIADVHRTLLYGGIFMYPLDRKDPSHPRGKLRLLYEASPMSMVVEQAGGLSSTGKQSILDVLPTELHERVPLFVGSRENVEELLSFIKQYDK comes from the coding sequence ATGAGGCGTACAATGGGTTCTCCTACTTCTACAATTGAACGTCATTTTATCGATCAACAAGCCAAGCATCCCGAAGCCACGGGCGAATTGACTCGTTTGATGCACCAGCTTGCGTTCGCGGCAAAACAAATCACCAAAGAAGTCCGCAGCGCCGGACTTTCCGATATTCTCGGTTCGACCGGACACACCAACGTACAGGGCGAAACCGTCCAAAAGCTCGACGAGATATCCAATGACATGATCTACAGGGCGATGGATCACGCCGGCGTGCTCTGTTGCATGGCTTCGGAAGAACGCGAAAAAATGATTCCCATTCCGTCGGAATTCAAGTACGGGAAATACACGTTGGCCTTCGATCCGCTCGACGGCAGTTCGAACATTGACGCCAACATCAACGTCGGGACCATCTTCTCGATTCACAAACGCGTGTCGCCCGACGAAACTCCCGGCACCGAAGAAGATCTCCTGCAAGAAGGACGCAAGCAAGTCGTGGCCGGATACATTGTCTATGGTTCATCCACTATGATGGTCTACACCACGGGCCATGGAGTTGACGGCTTTACGCTCGAACCTTCGCTCGGCGAGTTTCTTCTTTCGCATCCCAATATGAGAATGCCCAACCACGGCAAATACTTCAGCGTGAATATGGGAAATTATCACTTCTGGAGCGAAGGCGTCAAAAAGTACATCGACCACGTCATGACTCCGGACAAAGAAAAAGGCAAACCCTATTCCTTGCGCTACATCGGTTCTATGATTGCGGACGTGCACCGCACACTCTTGTATGGCGGCATCTTTATGTACCCGCTCGACCGCAAAGACCCGTCACATCCGCGCGGCAAATTGCGTTTGCTCTATGAAGCCTCGCCGATGTCGATGGTCGTCGAGCAGGCGGGAGGCTTGTCGTCGACCGGCAAGCAGTCCATTCTCGACGTCTTGCCCACAGAACTGCACGAACGTGTCCCATTGTTCGTCGGGTCGCGCGAAAATGTCGAAGAACTGCTGAGCTTCATCAAGCAATACGACAAGTAG
- a CDS encoding HAD family phosphatase: MIKAVFFDFDGTLIDSMPAHVLAWSKILGEIGVQLDDLYFQLHEGEKAEDTISRLLAENGVNYSTDEQFELIERKRALYRSQAPAGLIPEAADLVGELRNRGIACDIVTGSIRSNMDAVLTQAEFALFRNIYTPADYAKGKPAPDPYTTALAGSGLQAEECLVLENAPLGIQSSKAAGLRTAAITTTLPPKYLKEADHVIHNFSDFLSLL; this comes from the coding sequence ATGATTAAAGCTGTATTCTTTGACTTCGACGGCACTCTGATTGATTCCATGCCCGCTCACGTTTTGGCGTGGAGCAAAATTTTGGGCGAAATCGGCGTGCAACTCGACGACTTGTACTTCCAGCTCCACGAAGGCGAAAAAGCCGAAGACACCATTTCACGTCTGCTTGCCGAAAACGGCGTCAATTACTCGACGGATGAGCAGTTCGAGTTGATCGAGCGCAAACGTGCGCTGTATCGTTCGCAGGCTCCTGCCGGTTTGATTCCCGAAGCCGCTGATCTCGTCGGTGAACTGCGGAATCGCGGCATTGCCTGCGACATCGTCACAGGTTCCATTCGCAGCAACATGGACGCGGTGCTCACGCAAGCGGAATTTGCCCTCTTCCGCAATATCTACACTCCGGCCGACTATGCCAAAGGCAAGCCCGCGCCTGACCCGTACACGACCGCTCTCGCCGGATCAGGTTTGCAAGCGGAAGAGTGTCTCGTTCTCGAAAATGCTCCACTCGGCATTCAATCCTCAAAAGCTGCGGGACTCCGTACCGCGGCCATTACGACTACCTTACCACCGAAATACTTGAAAGAAGCCGACCACGTTATTCATAACTTCTCGGACTTCCTTTCTCTTCTATAA
- a CDS encoding tryptophanase: MRFPAEPFRIKVVEKIRRTTRDERVELLERAGLNVFLIPADAIYVDLLTDSGTGAMSDQQWAGLMIGDESYAGSKSYFKFEAAVRDITGFPFITPTHQGRVAENLLFSTICTEGKTVISNTHFDTTRANVEMNGAEALDLPVKEALDPQLGKLWKGNMNVALLEENLKNNRDNIPLVVMTVTNNSAGGQPVSMENILATSRICKQYGVPFFIDCARFAENCWFIHEYEPGYKGKTIIEIAREMFSHADGCWMSAKKDALVNIGGFIAMNDVELARKLQQMLILIEGFPTYGGLAGRDLEAVAVGLYEGMELDYLQYRTAQVRYLGDMLLDAGISIVRPVGGHAVFIDAKAFCDHIPPEKFPGVALTTALYREAGIRGVEIGSLMFGHIDSKTGKHVGPPLELVRLAIPRRVYTTAHMTYVAESIVELFKSRHSIKGMRLTYEAPVLRHFTARLEEVDE, from the coding sequence ATGCGTTTCCCAGCAGAACCTTTCCGCATAAAAGTCGTTGAAAAAATCCGTCGCACCACGCGCGATGAGCGTGTCGAACTTCTCGAACGCGCGGGTCTGAATGTCTTCTTGATCCCTGCCGATGCCATTTACGTCGACCTTCTGACCGACAGCGGCACGGGCGCCATGAGCGACCAGCAATGGGCCGGCCTGATGATCGGAGATGAAAGTTATGCCGGCTCCAAAAGCTATTTCAAGTTCGAAGCCGCCGTCCGCGACATTACCGGATTTCCTTTTATCACACCCACGCACCAAGGCCGTGTCGCGGAGAACCTTTTGTTCTCCACGATTTGCACCGAAGGCAAAACCGTTATTTCCAACACTCACTTCGATACGACCCGCGCCAATGTCGAAATGAACGGCGCTGAAGCGCTCGACTTGCCCGTCAAAGAAGCTCTCGATCCGCAGCTCGGAAAGCTCTGGAAAGGCAACATGAATGTCGCCTTGCTCGAAGAGAATTTGAAAAACAATCGCGACAACATTCCGCTCGTCGTGATGACCGTCACCAACAACTCCGCCGGCGGTCAACCCGTTTCGATGGAAAATATCCTTGCGACATCCCGCATTTGCAAACAATACGGAGTTCCGTTCTTCATCGATTGCGCGCGTTTCGCCGAAAACTGTTGGTTCATTCACGAATATGAGCCCGGCTACAAAGGCAAAACCATCATCGAAATTGCCCGCGAGATGTTCAGTCATGCCGACGGCTGTTGGATGTCCGCCAAGAAAGATGCTCTCGTAAACATCGGCGGCTTCATCGCAATGAACGACGTCGAGCTTGCGCGCAAACTTCAGCAAATGCTCATTTTGATCGAAGGTTTCCCGACATACGGCGGACTCGCAGGCCGCGACCTTGAAGCCGTCGCCGTAGGTTTGTACGAAGGAATGGAACTTGACTACTTGCAATACCGCACGGCGCAAGTGCGCTATCTCGGTGACATGTTGCTCGATGCCGGGATTTCAATTGTGCGGCCCGTTGGCGGACACGCCGTCTTCATTGACGCAAAAGCATTCTGCGACCATATCCCGCCCGAAAAATTCCCCGGTGTCGCTCTGACGACCGCGCTCTATCGCGAAGCCGGTATTCGCGGCGTCGAAATCGGCTCGCTGATGTTCGGACATATTGATTCCAAGACCGGAAAGCACGTCGGACCGCCGCTCGAACTTGTCCGCTTGGCGATTCCGCGCCGCGTCTACACAACTGCGCACATGACGTACGTCGCTGAATCCATCGTCGAGTTGTTCAAATCCCGCCATTCCATTAAAGGAATGAGATTAACCTACGAAGCCCCGGTCCTGCGTCACTTCACGGCAAGACTGGAAGAAGTGGACGAATGA
- a CDS encoding glycosyltransferase family 39 protein, with protein MMRPNGRFTFWSAWIVFSAAFLICRFSLFDPVFYNVDEAEYAVAAQALGHGLYPGVDLLGSTKPPGIVSLYYLIFALFGQSLLALQIVAFALWLLLLYLTLRLVREFFPDVPDWMSGLSFFMIANSFGLPRDLHALNTELPAMVLALSALFVAAKSKHARDFVLCGILVGVASIYRQSELLFALVVPFLPSANTRGARGTFFVSILLPWLAVFAVYAAHGGLAVALDSWFRYPFVYSGDVGIAGFFQAAYLNTSEFVLQAVVPVVLSLIGLFAALGARNKLAVTFLVVSAAAVATGARFFGHYYIQVMPALAILSAVGLRKLFLNNKTRLLARAAIVGGVVVAFLHFPFWRYWDTSAPPRGVSSASLAGSGLEIELADYAKQNSSPDQSIFVWGYCPQIYFFSNRLPAARDFLCHYVTGYSAGSTSPRENYSAVAEQMLVEDLTASKPKLIFDLTFLVDNPYSFADYPLTNYPALAQFVVANYKPAAQVGSIAIYSLNTDIH; from the coding sequence ATGATGCGCCCGAACGGGCGCTTTACGTTTTGGTCCGCTTGGATCGTTTTTTCGGCGGCATTTCTGATTTGTCGGTTCTCGCTCTTTGATCCCGTCTTTTACAACGTCGATGAAGCCGAATATGCGGTCGCCGCGCAAGCGCTCGGCCACGGACTCTATCCCGGAGTGGATTTGCTGGGGTCGACCAAGCCACCCGGCATCGTCTCGCTTTACTATCTGATCTTTGCACTGTTCGGCCAAAGTCTGCTTGCGCTCCAAATCGTCGCGTTCGCACTGTGGTTGTTGCTGCTGTATCTAACCCTGCGGCTCGTGCGCGAATTCTTCCCTGACGTCCCCGATTGGATGTCCGGGTTGAGTTTCTTTATGATTGCCAATAGCTTTGGATTGCCGCGCGATCTGCACGCGCTGAATACTGAGCTTCCCGCGATGGTGCTCGCCCTTTCGGCTCTTTTCGTCGCCGCAAAATCCAAACATGCGCGCGACTTTGTACTCTGCGGGATTCTGGTTGGCGTTGCGTCCATTTACCGTCAAAGCGAACTGCTCTTTGCACTGGTCGTCCCGTTCCTGCCGTCCGCAAACACGCGCGGTGCCCGAGGCACGTTCTTTGTCTCGATTCTGCTGCCGTGGCTTGCCGTGTTTGCAGTCTATGCCGCGCACGGCGGACTTGCGGTTGCTTTGGATTCGTGGTTTCGATATCCCTTTGTATATTCAGGCGACGTTGGTATTGCCGGTTTCTTTCAGGCTGCCTATCTGAATACGAGCGAGTTCGTTCTGCAGGCCGTCGTTCCGGTTGTGCTGAGTTTGATTGGTTTGTTCGCCGCCCTTGGAGCCCGCAACAAACTTGCAGTCACGTTCTTAGTTGTTTCCGCGGCGGCTGTCGCGACCGGTGCGCGCTTCTTTGGCCACTACTACATTCAGGTTATGCCCGCATTGGCGATCCTGAGTGCGGTGGGCCTGCGCAAGCTATTCCTGAACAACAAGACTCGTCTGCTCGCGCGCGCCGCAATCGTCGGAGGGGTCGTCGTCGCTTTTCTGCACTTTCCCTTCTGGCGCTATTGGGACACTTCAGCGCCGCCCCGGGGAGTGTCTTCCGCATCCTTGGCAGGATCCGGATTGGAAATTGAATTAGCCGATTACGCAAAACAAAACTCCAGTCCGGACCAGTCGATTTTCGTCTGGGGATATTGCCCGCAGATCTACTTTTTCTCAAACAGACTGCCCGCCGCGCGTGACTTCTTGTGCCACTATGTCACGGGATACTCCGCGGGTTCCACGTCGCCGCGTGAAAACTATTCCGCGGTTGCCGAACAAATGCTCGTCGAAGATTTGACGGCAAGCAAACCCAAATTGATTTTTGACTTGACTTTTCTCGTCGATAACCCCTATTCCTTTGCCGACTATCCGCTCACGAACTACCCTGCGCTTGCCCAATTCGTCGTTGCCAACTACAAACCCGCCGCGCAAGTCGGTTCGATCGCAATTTATTCTCTGAATACTGACATACACTGA
- a CDS encoding pyridoxine 5'-phosphate synthase, with amino-acid sequence MKPRIFVSLELLPRLAALVPSLDDLDVAYACSKAGADGLIVGVPADTGHRDSLNRFDRPGLPLLCVHASLYQLDALSALGSAPDRFLISDDGRPCAKLDAVAEWQEKITGTHQEVAALIQPEPQMLKLAARARINWVAFSTETLQKAETRPEAEQELARLTSAAMLASRNNLCVMIYGAMDRHFAPSIAGLEGVDELVPTTTLWSLALRHGWEHAVETFYRWIR; translated from the coding sequence GTGAAACCGCGTATCTTTGTTTCGCTTGAACTGTTGCCGCGTCTTGCGGCGCTGGTTCCTTCGCTTGACGATCTGGACGTCGCCTATGCCTGCTCAAAGGCCGGTGCGGACGGTCTTATCGTCGGTGTCCCCGCCGACACGGGACATCGAGATAGCTTGAATCGTTTCGACCGTCCCGGCCTTCCGCTGTTGTGTGTCCATGCGTCGCTCTATCAGCTCGATGCGTTGAGTGCGTTGGGTTCGGCTCCGGATCGCTTCTTGATTTCCGATGACGGCAGGCCCTGCGCGAAACTTGATGCGGTCGCTGAGTGGCAAGAAAAAATCACCGGCACGCACCAAGAAGTTGCCGCGCTGATTCAGCCCGAACCTCAAATGCTGAAACTTGCTGCCCGTGCGCGAATCAACTGGGTCGCATTTTCAACAGAAACTTTGCAAAAGGCCGAAACTCGCCCCGAAGCTGAGCAAGAACTTGCGCGACTTACGTCGGCCGCGATGCTGGCAAGCCGCAATAATCTCTGTGTTATGATCTACGGTGCGATGGATAGACATTTTGCACCGTCGATTGCCGGACTGGAAGGTGTCGATGAGCTCGTCCCCACGACCACGCTGTGGTCGCTTGCGTTGCGGCACGGATGGGAACACGCCGTCGAAACTTTCTATCGCTGGATACGATGA